In a genomic window of Methanosarcina horonobensis HB-1 = JCM 15518:
- the scpB gene encoding SMC-Scp complex subunit ScpB, with the protein MSELEIIEAALFAAGRAVSLEKLMKITGKPKKNVSSAVQELMEAYSSRNSGIEILDLGDRYVMQVKPEYSELMRDVAPKELSAPKLRTLSMIAYHQPLLQSDLIEMRGSGAYDHIKDLIERGFVDSVPCGRSRQLSTTPLFADYFGLKKNDPKAIKEKIIDLLKAQGGQSEINLWVGRKTIAVTPMYESLMGMCGIKDYFVANAYCPSKEEISRLLEADVLVVTAGYLDTVKQHCDGEILEVRSTTFEDLVEAISLISEELSDEVDPKVVDETLRKIRETRERYVASALLIERKVKPATDMVSRIVNDLNIRISTDGILVSPDYGTSGEGVNIGKGAKILVPTHRSVEGDLLERVCKKYDSILEGLKNSED; encoded by the coding sequence ATGAGTGAGCTTGAAATTATCGAAGCGGCTCTTTTTGCTGCGGGCAGGGCAGTAAGCCTTGAGAAACTTATGAAAATTACCGGAAAGCCGAAAAAGAATGTGTCTTCGGCGGTGCAGGAGCTGATGGAGGCTTACTCTTCACGGAACTCAGGCATCGAAATTCTGGACCTTGGAGACCGCTACGTCATGCAGGTCAAGCCGGAATACTCCGAACTTATGAGGGATGTTGCCCCAAAAGAACTCTCAGCCCCTAAACTCCGGACTTTATCCATGATTGCTTATCATCAGCCCCTGCTCCAGTCCGACCTTATTGAAATGAGGGGCAGCGGAGCCTACGACCATATAAAAGACCTGATTGAGAGAGGTTTTGTCGATTCCGTGCCCTGCGGGAGGAGCAGACAGCTTTCCACAACCCCGCTATTTGCAGATTATTTCGGGCTTAAAAAGAACGACCCTAAAGCCATAAAGGAAAAAATTATTGATCTATTAAAGGCACAGGGCGGGCAGAGCGAAATCAACCTCTGGGTAGGGAGAAAAACCATTGCTGTGACTCCGATGTATGAGTCCCTTATGGGCATGTGCGGGATTAAAGATTATTTTGTTGCGAATGCTTATTGCCCTTCTAAAGAGGAGATTTCTCGCCTGCTTGAGGCCGATGTGCTTGTGGTCACTGCAGGTTATCTTGATACTGTGAAGCAGCACTGTGATGGTGAGATCCTTGAGGTGCGCTCAACAACTTTTGAAGACCTTGTTGAGGCGATCTCTTTAATCTCAGAAGAACTTTCCGATGAAGTGGATCCCAAAGTTGTGGACGAGACTCTCCGGAAGATTCGGGAGACCAGGGAAAGATATGTAGCTTCAGCCCTGCTTATTGAGAGGAAGGTAAAGCCTGCAACTGATATGGTCTCAAGGATCGTTAATGATCTTAATATAAGGATTTCTACGGACGGCATCCTTGTGTCTCCTGATTACGGGACTTCAGGTGAGGGAGTGAATATAGGGAAAGGGGCTAAAATTCTGGTACCAACTCACCGCAGTGTAGAAGGAGATCTTCTTGAAAGAGTCTGCAAAAAATATGATTCTATCCTTGAAGGTTTAAAAAATTCTGAAGATTGA
- a CDS encoding TATA-box-binding protein yields MSESSIKIENVVASTKLAEEFDLTLIESQFEGAEYNKQKFPGLVYRVSDPKAAFLVFTSGKVVCTGAKNVADVHTVIGNMAKKLNSIGIKTIENPQITVQNIVASADLHTILNLNAIAIGLGLENIEYEPEQFPGLVYRIDEPKVVVLIFSSGKLVVTGGKSPEDCERGVEVVRQQLDNMGLL; encoded by the coding sequence ATGAGCGAATCTAGCATCAAAATTGAAAACGTGGTCGCATCCACCAAACTCGCAGAAGAGTTTGATTTAACTTTGATCGAATCCCAGTTCGAAGGGGCTGAGTATAACAAACAGAAGTTCCCCGGGCTTGTCTACAGAGTTTCAGACCCTAAAGCTGCTTTTCTGGTCTTTACTTCCGGAAAGGTTGTCTGTACAGGAGCAAAAAACGTTGCCGACGTGCACACAGTTATTGGCAATATGGCAAAAAAGCTGAACAGCATCGGGATCAAAACAATAGAAAACCCGCAGATTACTGTCCAGAATATAGTTGCCTCAGCAGACCTGCACACTATCCTTAACCTCAATGCAATTGCAATCGGGCTTGGACTTGAGAACATCGAATACGAACCCGAGCAGTTTCCGGGTCTTGTTTACAGGATTGATGAACCCAAGGTGGTCGTCCTTATTTTCAGTTCCGGAAAACTTGTAGTTACAGGCGGAAAGTCCCCCGAAGACTGTGAAAGGGGTGTAGAAGTAGTCCGTCAACAACTCGATAATATGGGACTTTTATAA
- the aglJ gene encoding S-layer glycoprotein N-glycosyltransferase AglJ, producing the protein MNYTDVCILIPTLNEAATIGDLIKDFKKVGFSNILVIDGNSKDGTAQIAELEGARVVLQTGKGKGQAMIQAFELIESPYVIMVDGDGTYLAKEAPSLLEPILVGKADHVIGNRLEKYSPGAFTKLNLVGNRLINLLFDIAYGVQLRDILSGYRAFTLDSIRELELNKTGFEIETEISVECILKKQLVEEVPITYLPRSEKGETKLNPVKDGIRIGSTIYRLAKVHNPMFYFGIIGFVFIMAGLLTGTYVVIEWLDGTTRIPLSVLTALFIIFGLQMFIFGMLSDLIVTLHRQTVSLIQEKNKQREITNREKIIDGEDGK; encoded by the coding sequence GTGAATTACACGGACGTTTGCATTCTCATTCCTACCCTTAACGAAGCTGCAACGATAGGGGATCTCATTAAAGATTTCAAGAAAGTAGGGTTTTCCAATATTCTTGTAATCGATGGAAACAGCAAAGACGGGACAGCGCAGATTGCAGAGTTGGAAGGTGCAAGAGTTGTCTTGCAGACCGGAAAGGGCAAGGGTCAGGCAATGATCCAGGCTTTCGAACTCATCGAAAGTCCCTATGTAATAATGGTTGACGGAGATGGGACTTATCTTGCAAAAGAAGCTCCTTCCCTTCTTGAGCCGATTCTGGTAGGAAAAGCCGACCATGTTATAGGTAACCGGCTGGAGAAATATTCCCCTGGGGCTTTTACAAAGCTAAACCTGGTTGGCAACCGCCTGATAAACTTGCTTTTTGATATCGCTTACGGAGTGCAGTTAAGAGATATTCTTTCAGGCTACCGTGCATTCACGCTCGATAGTATTAGAGAACTGGAACTTAATAAGACCGGTTTTGAAATAGAAACCGAAATCTCTGTTGAGTGCATCCTGAAAAAACAGTTAGTCGAAGAGGTGCCGATTACTTACCTCCCCAGAAGTGAAAAAGGAGAAACCAAGCTAAATCCTGTAAAAGATGGAATAAGAATCGGGTCTACCATCTACAGGCTTGCAAAAGTGCATAATCCTATGTTCTATTTCGGGATTATTGGTTTTGTCTTTATTATGGCGGGTTTGCTTACGGGAACCTATGTGGTAATCGAGTGGCTAGATGGAACCACCCGTATTCCCCTTTCGGTTCTCACGGCTCTGTTTATTATATTCGGTCTTCAGATGTTTATCTTCGGGATGCTCAGCGACCTTATAGTAACTCTTCACAGGCAAACGGTTAGCTTAATCCAGGAGAAAAACAAGCAGAGAGAAATAACAAACAGGGAAAAAATAATAGATGGAGAAGATGGTAAGTAA
- the thiC gene encoding phosphomethylpyrimidine synthase ThiC has translation MTIVEDAQKGIITEEMKIVAKDEGLDPEFVRRGVAAGRIVIPTSPYRQVKICGIGEGLRTKVNASIGVSSDIVDPEMEVKKAIAAEKAGADTLMELGTGGDFLAIRKKVIDSISLSVGSVPLYQAFIEAARKYGSIVHMTEDELFNATEAQAKLGTNFMAIHTGINNITLDRLKAHGRYGGLCSRGGAFMSSWMLHNEKENPLFANFDYLVEILKEHEVVLSTGNGMRAGAVHDATDRAQIQELIINSEMADRAHKQGLQVIVEGPGHVPLDQIATNVKLMKEMSGHKPFYMLGPLVTDVAPGYDHIVTAIGASVSASYGCDFLCYVTPAEHLALPNLEDVITGVKTSRIAAHVGDMIKYPDRARQWDLDMGRARRELDWEKMYSLAIDPEHARAVRNSRAPEDTDACTMCGNFCALKIVNQNYNLAK, from the coding sequence ATGACAATTGTGGAAGATGCACAAAAAGGTATTATCACCGAAGAGATGAAGATCGTCGCAAAGGATGAAGGACTTGACCCTGAATTCGTCCGCCGCGGTGTTGCAGCCGGAAGAATCGTTATTCCAACCTCCCCTTACAGACAGGTTAAGATCTGCGGTATCGGAGAAGGGCTCAGGACCAAAGTCAATGCTTCTATCGGTGTATCCTCGGACATTGTGGATCCAGAGATGGAAGTCAAAAAAGCAATCGCTGCAGAAAAAGCAGGTGCTGACACTCTCATGGAGCTCGGGACCGGTGGAGACTTCCTTGCAATCAGAAAAAAAGTCATTGACAGCATTTCCCTTTCAGTCGGATCAGTTCCCCTTTACCAAGCTTTCATTGAAGCTGCCAGAAAGTACGGTTCAATCGTCCACATGACAGAAGACGAGCTCTTCAACGCAACAGAAGCCCAGGCAAAGCTCGGAACCAACTTCATGGCAATTCATACCGGGATCAACAACATCACCCTTGACAGGCTTAAAGCCCATGGAAGGTACGGCGGACTCTGTTCCCGTGGCGGCGCCTTCATGAGCTCCTGGATGCTCCACAACGAAAAGGAAAACCCTCTTTTCGCAAACTTCGATTACCTCGTTGAAATCCTCAAGGAACACGAAGTCGTCCTCTCGACAGGAAACGGAATGCGTGCGGGTGCAGTCCATGATGCAACCGACCGTGCCCAGATCCAGGAATTGATCATCAACTCCGAGATGGCTGACAGGGCACATAAGCAGGGCCTGCAGGTCATTGTAGAAGGTCCTGGCCACGTTCCACTTGACCAGATCGCAACCAACGTGAAGCTCATGAAGGAAATGAGCGGTCACAAACCCTTCTACATGCTCGGTCCTCTCGTTACTGACGTTGCTCCAGGCTACGACCACATCGTAACCGCAATCGGTGCATCTGTCTCTGCCTCCTACGGCTGTGACTTCCTCTGCTACGTAACACCCGCAGAGCACCTTGCACTCCCGAACCTCGAAGACGTCATCACCGGTGTCAAGACCTCCAGGATTGCAGCCCACGTCGGAGACATGATAAAGTATCCTGACAGGGCAAGACAGTGGGACCTTGATATGGGCAGAGCCAGAAGGGAACTCGATTGGGAAAAGATGTACTCCCTTGCAATCGACCCCGAACACGCAAGAGCAGTCAGGAACAGCAGGGCACCCGAAGATACAGATGCATGCACGATGTGCGGAAACTTCTGCGCTCTGAAGATCGTCAACCAGAACTACAACCTTGCAAAATAA
- a CDS encoding DUF4367 domain-containing protein has translation MSTKKMLFLLALVILALFASGCTEKEPNAEEIAAQLLEKQNSIEDYSYTMHMTYYIGEKVVENEFKTMYKKPHMMKNFVEKPGEEEETLVLSDGEFRWTYAKGTNTVMKTKIPKTPELTENDYLLLIKTTFNDTNVSLLGTEEVEGRKAYLLEAIPKKTGEQTPEYSMKVWIDKETWMFLGYEMYDSNESSKTLISKVEIRDLKVNTGIPDSEFMFKIPEGATIKTMDLEEIELPEELSLKEAEERVGFEILIPEYLPEGCEFSYATAYNTSETTPEGQAAEKVVLTYKKGEENIVITETVYESQAPDAAIMNTAEDITINGKDGKYLAFENMKILRWKIGDVELSLTASLEKDELLKVAESICKDERKGEKVKP, from the coding sequence ATGTCAACAAAGAAAATGCTATTCCTGCTGGCCCTCGTAATTCTGGCCCTTTTCGCATCGGGCTGTACGGAAAAAGAACCGAATGCCGAAGAGATTGCAGCCCAGTTGCTGGAGAAACAGAACAGCATTGAAGATTACTCGTATACGATGCACATGACCTACTACATCGGGGAGAAGGTTGTGGAAAACGAATTTAAGACAATGTACAAAAAACCACACATGATGAAAAACTTCGTAGAAAAGCCGGGAGAAGAAGAAGAGACGCTCGTGCTATCGGATGGGGAATTCAGGTGGACCTATGCCAAGGGAACGAATACGGTCATGAAAACAAAAATTCCCAAGACCCCGGAATTAACTGAAAACGACTACCTCTTACTCATAAAAACCACCTTTAATGATACGAACGTATCCCTGCTGGGAACAGAGGAAGTTGAAGGAAGGAAAGCCTACCTGCTCGAGGCGATTCCGAAAAAGACAGGAGAACAGACCCCTGAATACAGTATGAAAGTCTGGATAGACAAAGAAACCTGGATGTTCCTCGGGTACGAGATGTACGATAGCAATGAAAGCAGTAAGACGCTGATTTCAAAAGTAGAAATCCGGGACCTGAAAGTAAACACCGGGATTCCGGATTCCGAGTTTATGTTCAAAATCCCGGAAGGGGCAACCATAAAGACCATGGACCTCGAAGAGATTGAACTCCCTGAAGAATTAAGCCTCAAAGAAGCTGAGGAGCGTGTCGGGTTTGAAATCCTGATCCCTGAGTACCTGCCGGAAGGTTGCGAGTTCAGCTATGCTACAGCCTACAATACCAGCGAGACGACCCCTGAAGGCCAGGCTGCTGAAAAGGTCGTCCTGACCTACAAAAAAGGAGAAGAAAATATAGTGATCACGGAAACCGTATACGAAAGCCAGGCCCCAGATGCTGCAATAATGAATACTGCAGAAGACATTACCATTAACGGGAAGGATGGAAAATACCTTGCCTTCGAGAACATGAAAATCCTGAGGTGGAAAATAGGGGATGTTGAACTGAGCCTTACCGCTTCCCTGGAAAAAGATGAATTGCTGAAAGTTGCAGAATCAATTTGCAAGGATGAAAGAAAAGGTGAAAAAGTAAAGCCCTGA
- a CDS encoding outer membrane lipoprotein-sorting protein, with the protein MTNRKTLTTLTLLALLVPILFISGCTGDLSAEEIAKQMQEKEANIQDYSYTMQMTSYFGNQTQESEVRTLQKKPDKMKTITIKPEEEAGTIVVSDGEFIWTYDPKTNTVTKMEMPDTPILGEIDYVGIIDEFLNETDVSLLGMEEIDGRPAYLLETSPKEEEEGFKLADGMKIWVDKETWMPLRYEMYDSDGDLVMELEIHDLEINTGIQDSEFVFEVPEGATVKTVDLDSFKLPEKMTLEEARESAGFEILVPEYLPEGYAFNYSMVSNNSWIAPENQAFETVSLTYENEEGDIISLSETVYETETPEAPIMNSAEEVSINGKEGKYLTLGDMKILNWEIGNIELSLASSLEKDEMLRIAESLRENA; encoded by the coding sequence ATGACAAACAGGAAAACACTCACAACACTTACATTACTGGCCCTGCTTGTTCCGATTCTTTTTATATCGGGCTGTACCGGGGATCTCAGTGCAGAAGAAATCGCAAAACAGATGCAGGAAAAAGAAGCCAACATCCAGGATTATTCATATACGATGCAAATGACTTCATACTTTGGAAATCAGACACAGGAAAGTGAGGTTCGGACCCTGCAGAAGAAACCGGATAAGATGAAAACAATTACAATAAAACCTGAAGAAGAAGCAGGCACCATTGTAGTTTCGGATGGAGAATTTATCTGGACCTATGACCCCAAAACAAATACGGTCACGAAAATGGAAATGCCGGATACCCCGATACTGGGGGAGATAGATTACGTAGGAATTATTGATGAGTTCCTGAACGAAACGGATGTCTCCCTGCTTGGTATGGAGGAAATCGACGGAAGGCCCGCATACCTGCTTGAGACCAGCCCAAAAGAAGAGGAAGAGGGATTCAAGCTTGCAGACGGGATGAAAATCTGGGTGGACAAAGAGACCTGGATGCCTCTCAGGTATGAAATGTATGACAGTGACGGAGACCTGGTGATGGAACTCGAGATCCACGACCTGGAAATTAATACAGGCATCCAGGACTCCGAATTTGTATTCGAGGTGCCGGAAGGGGCAACCGTAAAGACAGTGGACCTCGACTCATTTAAACTTCCCGAAAAAATGACCTTAGAAGAAGCCAGAGAATCTGCGGGATTTGAAATCTTGGTTCCGGAATACCTCCCAGAAGGGTATGCCTTCAACTATTCGATGGTTTCCAATAACAGCTGGATAGCCCCTGAAAACCAGGCCTTCGAGACGGTTTCCCTGACATACGAAAACGAGGAGGGAGACATCATTTCCCTTTCGGAAACCGTGTACGAAACCGAGACTCCGGAAGCTCCAATCATGAATTCTGCAGAAGAAGTTTCGATCAATGGGAAGGAAGGGAAGTACCTTACCCTGGGAGATATGAAGATCTTGAACTGGGAAATAGGGAATATTGAACTGAGCCTTGCCTCTTCCCTGGAAAAAGACGAAATGCTGAGAATTGCGGAATCCTTGCGGGAAAATGCCTGA